One window from the genome of Gossypium hirsutum isolate 1008001.06 unplaced genomic scaffold, Gossypium_hirsutum_v2.1 scaffold_445, whole genome shotgun sequence encodes:
- the LOC121226798 gene encoding SH2 domain-containing protein A-like, whose product MNTSLSDSESTGARGSALITVSCRGHSAPDVTIFRYCPGGLTDRSLLLMEISTTVSDEEISGLVEQVSMYSGCSHHRHQIKMAKRLIDEGMIAWNLISQNNLQVQPQMNRSW is encoded by the exons ATGAATACTTCCCTATCCGATTCAGAGAGCACTGGGGCCCGAGGTTCTGCTTTAATAACTGTGTCATGCAGGGGACATTCAGCTCCGGATGTAACAATTTTTAGGTACTGCCCGGGGGGCTTGACTGATAGGTCTCTTTTGCTCATGGAAATTTCAACAACTGTTTCGGATGAAGAAATTTCAGGATTAGTAGAGCAGGTTTCCATGTACTCCGGATGTTCTCACCATAG GCATCAAATAAAAATGGCAAAGAGATTGATAGACGAGGGAATGATAGCTTGGAATTTGATATCACAAAACAACCTTCAAGTTCAACCTCAAATGAACA GGTCATGGTAA